A genomic window from Halomonas sp. LR3S48 includes:
- the uraH gene encoding hydroxyisourate hydrolase — protein MGRLTTHVLDTAQGRPGEGIRIEVLRLEGDKRVPIKTVTTNDDGRCDGPILEGGDFTTGEYELVFHAGDYLRRQGIQADEPRFLDVIPLRFGVADDSQHYHVPLLLSPYGYSTYRGS, from the coding sequence ATGGGACGACTGACCACGCACGTTCTGGATACCGCCCAGGGCCGCCCCGGCGAAGGCATCCGCATCGAGGTCTTGCGCCTCGAAGGCGACAAGCGAGTGCCAATCAAGACAGTGACGACAAACGACGACGGTCGCTGCGACGGTCCCATCCTGGAGGGAGGTGACTTCACCACGGGCGAATACGAACTGGTCTTTCATGCCGGTGACTACCTGCGTCGGCAGGGTATCCAGGCAGACGAACCGCGCTTCCTCGACGTCATCCCGTTGCGCTTCGGCGTGGCCGACGACTCGCAGCATTATCACGTACCGCTGCTGCTTTCGCCGTATGGCTACTCCACGTACCGCGGCAGCTAG
- the uraD gene encoding 2-oxo-4-hydroxy-4-carboxy-5-ureidoimidazoline decarboxylase: MNDKILAPRPSTLDRDDFVASFGDIYEHSPWVAELTWEQGLKDVHDTPAGLADAMGQTLRSATPERQLEVIRAHPDLAGKAAIAGELTDDSTREQAGAGLDQCTPEEMARFERLNGAYKEKFGFPFIMAVKGSDRHAILAAFETRLENSPEEERRTAIEQINRIARFRLEDRAQP; encoded by the coding sequence ATGAACGACAAGATACTGGCGCCCCGCCCCAGCACGCTCGACCGCGACGACTTCGTGGCAAGCTTCGGCGACATCTACGAGCATTCGCCCTGGGTGGCCGAACTGACCTGGGAGCAGGGCCTGAAGGACGTGCACGACACGCCGGCCGGCCTCGCCGATGCCATGGGCCAGACGCTGCGCAGCGCCACGCCGGAACGCCAGCTCGAGGTGATTCGCGCCCACCCCGACCTGGCCGGCAAGGCCGCCATCGCTGGCGAATTGACCGACGATTCCACTCGCGAGCAGGCCGGCGCCGGGCTCGACCAGTGCACGCCCGAGGAGATGGCCCGCTTCGAGCGCCTTAATGGGGCCTACAAGGAGAAGTTCGGCTTTCCTTTCATCATGGCCGTGAAGGGCAGCGACCGGCACGCCATTCTCGCCGCCTTCGAGACGCGCCTGGAAAACTCCCCCGAAGAGGAGCGTCGCACCGCCATCGAGCAGATCAACCGCATCGCTCGCTTCCGCCTGGAAGACCGCGCCCAGCCCTGA
- a CDS encoding uracil-xanthine permease family protein: MRKIQNTSIFDFHGRPSLAKALPLSLQHVLAMIAGVITPPIIIAGVVGATPEEKLLLIQVAVLASGVCTLFHLYGVWKFGARLPAIFGVGFAYVPTLIAVGAQYGIEGILGAQLIGGITMMVVGYFIQYIRHLFPPVVAGTVVLVIGLSLYDIAVRYMAGSGNVDAPDFGDPQNWIVGLVTLATVLLASQFGKGVIKLSAIIVGILVGYGLSLTLGMVDFASVAQASWVSVPQVMPFAMEFHASAIVAMVVICVINSVQTIGDLSATTVGGMNRELKTPELTGGLLGNGLTTMASAFFGALPTSTFSQNVGIVAMTKVISRFVLALAGGFMLLAGFSPKFGAIMTTIPYPVLGGATITVFGMITMTGIKLLIKDELSARNMTIVGLALALSLGIAEVPAAIERFPEWLQNLVGGAPIVVAAITAFVLNLLLPNVTLEDEAREREAMARADTSSASPTSGHPLKEAGQGRHHRPSA; the protein is encoded by the coding sequence ATGCGAAAGATTCAGAACACTTCGATATTCGACTTCCATGGCCGGCCCTCACTGGCGAAGGCATTGCCTCTGTCGCTACAGCATGTGCTGGCCATGATCGCCGGTGTCATCACGCCTCCGATCATCATCGCTGGCGTGGTGGGCGCTACGCCGGAAGAAAAGCTTTTACTGATTCAGGTCGCGGTGCTGGCCTCGGGGGTCTGCACGCTGTTCCATCTCTACGGGGTATGGAAATTTGGCGCACGGCTGCCGGCGATCTTCGGTGTGGGTTTTGCCTACGTGCCGACATTGATCGCGGTGGGTGCGCAGTATGGCATCGAGGGAATCCTCGGCGCCCAACTGATCGGCGGCATCACCATGATGGTGGTGGGTTATTTCATTCAGTACATCCGCCACCTCTTTCCGCCGGTAGTGGCGGGTACGGTGGTGCTGGTCATCGGCCTGTCACTCTACGATATCGCGGTGCGTTACATGGCCGGCAGTGGCAACGTCGACGCCCCCGATTTCGGCGATCCTCAGAACTGGATCGTGGGCCTGGTAACGCTGGCCACCGTGCTTCTTGCATCTCAGTTCGGCAAGGGCGTCATCAAGCTCTCGGCGATCATCGTCGGCATCCTCGTCGGCTACGGGCTGTCGCTGACGCTGGGCATGGTAGATTTTGCTTCGGTAGCCCAGGCCAGTTGGGTGTCGGTACCCCAGGTCATGCCCTTCGCCATGGAGTTCCATGCTTCGGCCATCGTCGCCATGGTGGTCATCTGCGTGATCAATTCGGTGCAGACCATCGGCGACCTGTCGGCGACCACCGTGGGCGGCATGAATCGCGAGCTGAAGACGCCGGAGCTGACCGGCGGCCTGCTGGGTAACGGCCTGACCACGATGGCGAGCGCCTTCTTCGGAGCTCTGCCCACCTCCACCTTCAGTCAGAACGTGGGCATCGTGGCCATGACCAAGGTGATCAGTCGCTTCGTGCTGGCGCTGGCCGGTGGCTTCATGCTGCTGGCAGGGTTCAGTCCCAAGTTCGGCGCGATCATGACCACCATTCCCTATCCGGTGCTCGGCGGGGCCACCATCACGGTGTTCGGCATGATCACCATGACCGGCATCAAGCTACTGATCAAGGATGAGCTCTCCGCCCGCAACATGACCATCGTAGGCCTGGCGCTGGCGCTCAGTCTGGGTATTGCCGAGGTGCCGGCGGCGATCGAGCGTTTTCCCGAGTGGTTGCAGAACCTGGTAGGCGGCGCACCCATCGTCGTGGCTGCCATTACCGCCTTCGTGCTCAACCTGCTGCTGCCGAACGTTACCCTTGAGGACGAGGCCAGGGAGCGAGAAGCCATGGCGCGTGCGGATACCAGCAGCGCCAGCCCCACAAGCGGTCATCCATTGAAGGAGGCGGGGCAGGGTCGACACCATCGTCCCTCGGCGTGA
- a CDS encoding phosphoribosyltransferase: MFRDRLDAAELLAERLSHLKDSNPLVLAIPRGGVPMGRYLADALDGELDVVLVRKIRAPGNPEFAIGAISEDGTMKLDEAASHFSREAVEREAEQQCKLLEQRRQRYSPVRPPIPPEGRVVVIVDDGSATGATMEAALKTLRGRAKRLVAALGVASPSAVARLEEIADEVVCLDVPQRFMAVGQFYADFGQVEEDEVMELLEN, from the coding sequence ATGTTTCGTGATCGACTGGACGCGGCAGAACTGCTTGCCGAGCGTCTTTCCCACCTGAAGGATTCCAATCCGCTGGTGCTGGCCATACCCCGCGGCGGGGTGCCCATGGGACGCTACCTGGCCGATGCCCTCGACGGGGAACTCGATGTGGTGCTGGTACGCAAGATACGTGCCCCGGGGAACCCCGAGTTTGCCATCGGCGCCATCAGCGAGGACGGCACCATGAAGCTCGACGAGGCCGCGTCGCATTTCTCGAGAGAGGCGGTGGAGCGCGAGGCTGAGCAGCAGTGCAAGCTGCTCGAGCAGAGACGCCAACGCTATAGCCCCGTCCGCCCGCCGATTCCGCCCGAGGGCCGCGTGGTAGTGATCGTCGATGACGGCAGCGCCACCGGCGCCACCATGGAAGCCGCGCTGAAGACCCTGAGGGGGCGCGCCAAACGCCTGGTCGCCGCACTGGGGGTGGCTTCGCCCAGCGCCGTCGCCCGGCTGGAGGAGATCGCCGACGAAGTCGTCTGCCTGGATGTCCCGCAGCGTTTCATGGCGGTCGGCCAGTTCTACGCCGACTTCGGCCAGGTCGAGGAAGACGAGGTGATGGAGCTACTCGAAAACTGA
- a CDS encoding phasin family protein — MSKTQDKATQQLESLFFAPARAYGSLTLEYYEKLLSAQLEAFRSYSDLSLTQARAWVDVKDSEGLKQVFETQQKAAKELGERLQGDTKKVVDLSQEFMQKGQQLAEQNVKAASAATK, encoded by the coding sequence ATGAGCAAGACTCAAGATAAGGCAACCCAGCAGTTGGAAAGCCTGTTCTTCGCCCCGGCGCGTGCCTATGGCTCGCTGACCCTGGAATATTACGAGAAGCTGCTGTCGGCACAGTTGGAAGCCTTCCGCAGCTACTCCGACCTGAGCCTGACCCAGGCCCGCGCATGGGTCGACGTCAAGGACTCCGAGGGCCTCAAGCAGGTCTTCGAGACCCAGCAAAAAGCCGCCAAGGAACTTGGCGAGCGTCTGCAGGGCGACACCAAGAAGGTCGTCGACCTGAGCCAGGAGTTCATGCAGAAGGGTCAGCAACTGGCCGAGCAGAACGTCAAGGCTGCCAGCGCCGCGACCAAGTAA
- a CDS encoding glutathione S-transferase N-terminal domain-containing protein, with product MARVLFDLCGIDEELRFSPYCWRVRYALAHKGLEVETRAWHFTDKAALAFADYDKVPVLVDGEETVTDSYAILRYLDRAYPEAPLLGEGVAEARARFFKHYAERALHPAMMRTIIMDLLNAIDPKDRGYFRETREKRFGRTLEEFHSPAKGLAQLDAALAPLRGQLQESDFLDGDAPAAADYIVFGGFMWARVVSTADLVSNADPVHGWVERMLDLHDGLGRRAMRITDLQGSYR from the coding sequence ATGGCAAGGGTTCTCTTCGATCTCTGCGGCATCGACGAAGAATTGCGTTTCTCGCCCTACTGCTGGCGCGTTCGTTACGCGTTGGCCCACAAGGGGCTCGAAGTCGAGACGCGCGCCTGGCACTTCACCGACAAGGCAGCACTGGCCTTTGCCGACTACGACAAGGTGCCGGTACTGGTCGATGGCGAGGAGACGGTCACCGACAGCTACGCGATCCTGCGCTATCTGGACCGTGCTTACCCCGAGGCGCCCTTGCTGGGCGAAGGGGTGGCCGAGGCTCGGGCCCGCTTCTTCAAGCACTACGCCGAGCGTGCCCTGCATCCGGCCATGATGCGCACCATCATCATGGACCTGCTCAACGCCATCGATCCCAAGGATCGTGGCTACTTCCGCGAGACCCGCGAGAAGCGCTTCGGCAGAACCCTGGAGGAATTCCACTCTCCGGCCAAAGGGCTGGCTCAGCTCGACGCTGCGCTGGCACCTCTGCGTGGGCAATTGCAGGAGAGCGACTTCCTCGACGGTGACGCTCCGGCGGCGGCCGACTACATCGTGTTCGGCGGTTTCATGTGGGCGAGAGTGGTCTCCACCGCCGATCTGGTGTCCAACGCCGACCCGGTCCATGGCTGGGTCGAGCGCATGCTCGACCTGCATGACGGGCTGGGGCGAAGGGCGATGCGAATTACCGATCTCCAGGGGAGCTACCGCTGA
- a CDS encoding L-lactate permease has product MTDTTLALLAFTPLILAGVLLIGFRMAARTAMPIVFVVTALIGLFAWEMSFNRVLASTFQGLILTVSILWIIFGAILLLNTLKHSGGIAAIRNGFSGISPDRRVQALIVAWLFGCFIEGASGFGTPAAVAAPLMVALGFPALSAVVVGMMIQSTPVSFGAVGTPIVVGVTGGVNASAITEQLEAGGYTWLEYFRLIAAEVAIVHGIVGTLMPLIMVVIMVRFFGANRSWKEGLSIAPFAIFTGVAFVVPYMLAGVLLGPEFPSMIGAMVGLAIVVPAARRGFLLPKDTWDFPERSAWPAGWIGKIEIKIDDIAGKTPLSTWMGWLPYVLLALFLVASRVIDPLREALNAFAFGWSNILGETGVSGSIAPLYLPGGILLMVVLVTAVLHRMRLGELRAAFGESSRTLLGAGFVLIFTIPMVRILINSGVNAADLVSMPVAMAQFVADSVGDVYPFFAPAVGALGAFIAGSNTVSNLMLAEFQFNVAGALGVSTAMMVALQAVGAAAGNMIAIHNVVAASATVGLLGREGETIRKTILPTLYYLIFTGLIGLIAFYVLGVSDPLMQAGG; this is encoded by the coding sequence ATGACGGACACGACCCTAGCGCTACTCGCCTTCACGCCGCTGATACTGGCCGGCGTGCTGCTGATCGGTTTTCGTATGGCTGCCCGAACCGCCATGCCTATCGTTTTCGTGGTCACGGCCCTGATCGGGCTGTTCGCCTGGGAAATGAGCTTCAACCGTGTGCTTGCCTCCACCTTCCAGGGGCTGATCCTGACTGTCTCGATCCTGTGGATCATCTTCGGCGCGATTCTGCTGCTCAATACGCTGAAGCACTCCGGCGGTATCGCGGCCATCCGCAACGGCTTCTCGGGCATCAGCCCCGACCGCCGCGTACAGGCGCTGATCGTTGCCTGGCTGTTCGGCTGCTTCATCGAGGGCGCTTCGGGCTTCGGTACACCCGCCGCCGTGGCCGCACCGCTGATGGTCGCACTCGGCTTCCCGGCTCTCTCCGCCGTGGTGGTGGGCATGATGATCCAGTCCACGCCTGTCTCTTTCGGTGCTGTGGGCACGCCGATCGTGGTCGGCGTCACCGGTGGCGTCAACGCCAGCGCCATCACCGAGCAGCTCGAAGCCGGCGGCTACACCTGGCTCGAGTACTTCCGCCTGATCGCGGCGGAAGTCGCCATTGTGCACGGCATCGTCGGCACCCTGATGCCGCTGATCATGGTGGTGATCATGGTGCGCTTCTTCGGCGCCAACCGCTCCTGGAAAGAAGGTCTCTCCATTGCGCCCTTCGCCATCTTCACTGGCGTAGCCTTCGTGGTTCCCTACATGCTGGCCGGCGTACTGCTGGGGCCGGAGTTCCCGTCGATGATCGGCGCCATGGTAGGGCTTGCCATCGTCGTGCCGGCGGCGCGGCGCGGCTTCCTGCTGCCCAAGGATACCTGGGACTTCCCCGAACGCAGCGCCTGGCCGGCCGGCTGGATCGGCAAGATCGAGATCAAGATCGACGACATCGCCGGCAAGACGCCCCTCTCCACCTGGATGGGTTGGCTGCCCTACGTGCTGCTGGCCCTGTTCCTGGTGGCCTCGCGCGTCATCGACCCGCTGCGCGAGGCGCTCAACGCCTTCGCCTTCGGCTGGAGCAACATTCTCGGCGAAACGGGTGTCTCCGGCAGCATCGCCCCGCTCTACCTGCCGGGCGGCATCCTGCTGATGGTGGTGCTGGTCACCGCCGTGCTGCATCGCATGCGCCTGGGCGAACTCAGGGCGGCCTTCGGAGAATCCTCGCGCACCCTGCTCGGCGCCGGTTTCGTGCTCATCTTCACCATCCCCATGGTGCGGATCCTGATCAACTCCGGTGTCAATGCCGCCGACCTGGTATCGATGCCGGTGGCCATGGCCCAGTTCGTGGCCGACAGCGTGGGCGACGTCTATCCCTTCTTCGCTCCCGCCGTAGGGGCCTTGGGTGCCTTCATCGCCGGCTCGAATACCGTGTCGAACCTGATGCTGGCCGAGTTCCAGTTCAACGTGGCCGGCGCGCTGGGTGTCTCCACCGCGATGATGGTCGCGCTGCAGGCCGTCGGCGCCGCGGCGGGCAACATGATCGCCATCCACAACGTGGTTGCGGCCTCGGCCACCGTCGGCCTGCTGGGCCGAGAGGGCGAGACCATCCGCAAGACGATCCTGCCGACGCTCTACTACCTGATCTTCACCGGTCTGATCGGCCTGATCGCCTTCTATGTCCTCGGGGTATCGGATCCGCTGATGCAAGCCGGCGGCTGA
- a CDS encoding gamma carbonic anhydrase family protein has product MAIYQYGEHRPQIGEEVYVAETADVIGQVTLKRQASVWYQAVLRGDTDHLEVGERSNIQDGAVLHADPGFPLKVGNDVTVGHQAMLHGCTVGDGSLIGIQAVILNGAVIGKNSLVAAGAVVKEGATFPDNSLIVGAPAKVIRELSAEAVEGMAKNASGYVERGSRHARELKRID; this is encoded by the coding sequence ATGGCAATCTACCAGTATGGCGAGCATCGGCCGCAGATAGGCGAGGAAGTCTACGTGGCCGAAACCGCCGACGTGATCGGTCAGGTGACGCTCAAGCGACAGGCCAGCGTGTGGTACCAGGCGGTGCTGCGCGGCGATACCGACCACCTCGAGGTCGGTGAACGCAGCAATATCCAGGACGGTGCTGTGCTTCACGCCGATCCCGGTTTCCCACTCAAGGTGGGCAATGACGTGACCGTGGGACACCAGGCGATGCTGCATGGCTGCACCGTCGGGGACGGCAGCTTGATCGGCATCCAGGCAGTGATCCTCAACGGCGCCGTTATTGGCAAAAATAGCCTCGTGGCTGCCGGGGCGGTGGTCAAGGAAGGGGCAACCTTTCCCGACAACTCGCTGATCGTCGGTGCGCCGGCCAAAGTGATCCGAGAGCTTTCGGCCGAGGCGGTCGAAGGGATGGCGAAGAATGCCTCGGGCTACGTCGAGCGCGGCAGCCGGCATGCACGCGAACTCAAGCGCATCGATTGA